The following are encoded in a window of Haliotis asinina isolate JCU_RB_2024 chromosome 14, JCU_Hal_asi_v2, whole genome shotgun sequence genomic DNA:
- the LOC137262048 gene encoding uncharacterized protein, whose translation MEFVWPHEHQESFTKLKKLCSSPPVLTYYNVKRPVEIQCVRVQEQRCAQIEKEMLLIVHATTKFHCYIFGKETTVYNDHKPLEDICKKPLMSAPMRLQRVLLKVQKYDLIIKNRKGKDMTVADALSRAYLQTSESEIDGLERINMIDIISVSPDRYAEIQKCTAEELPTLRDYILNGWPDNPKDITPDVKPYWNCRDQLAVSDSVIYKGLRLFIPPSLSKHMLTLIDKSHLGMVKCKQRACEVMFWPGINTDIKNTIRDCQQVRSISEQTTKWAFAAYITS comes from the coding sequence ATGGAATTTgtgtggccacatgaacaccaGGAAAGCTTCactaaactcaagaagttgtgTAGCTCACCCCCAGTACTTACTTACTACAATGTGAAAAGGCCAGTAGAGATCCAGTGTGTCCGCGTTCAAGAACAACGCTGCGCGCAAATAGAGAAAGAGATGTTGTTAATCGTCCACGCTACCACCAAGTTCCACTGCTATATCTTCGGCAAGGAAACCACAGTCTACAATGACCACAAACCCCTCGAAGATATCTGTAAGAAGCCTCTGATGTCAGCGCCCATGCGACTCCAGCGTGTGCTCCTGAAAGTACAGAAGTATGATCTGATTATCAAGAACCGGAAAGGGAAGGATATGACAGTTGCCGACGCACTATCCCGCGCATATCTTCAAACATCAGAATCTGAAATTGATGGACTTGAACGGATCAATATGATTGATATAATCTCCGTATCTCCAGATCGGTATGCAGAAATACAGAAGTGCACTGCGGAAGAGCTGCCAACACTCCGAGACTACATTCTGAACGGATGGCCAGACAACCCAAAGGACATTACTCCAGACGTCAAACCTTACTGGAACTGCCGAGACCAGCTTGCCGTGTCCGACAGCGTAATCTACAAGGGACTGCGCCTGTTCATACCGCCCTCTCTCAGCAAACATATGCTGACCTTGATTGACAAGTCACACTTGGGAATGGTAAAATGTAAGCAAAGAGCATGTGAAGTTATGTTCTGGCCCGGTATAAACACGGACATCAAAAATACCATTAGAGACTGTCAGCAAGTGCGTTCAATATCAgaacaaacaacaaagtgggCCTTTGCTGCCTACATCACCTCCTGA